The following are encoded together in the Geobacter sulfurreducens PCA genome:
- a CDS encoding nickel-dependent hydrogenase large subunit, with protein sequence MAMIVVDPITRIEGHLRIQAEVNGGRITDAWSSCTMFRGIEKILKGRDPRDAWYFTQRFCGVCTTVHSIASIRAVENALNVKIPLNAELIRNLIIGSQVVQDHVIHFYHLHALDWVDVVSALKADPSKTATLAASISDWPLNSPTYFKSIQDRLAAFVNKGRLGPFGNAYWGHPAYKLPPEANLMATAHYLEALDWQREIIKIHAILGSKNPHPQTFLVGGMAVPIDPNSQNALNADKIAEIGQLLKKTRAFVEKVYIPDLLAVASFYTEWAGIGGGVGNYLSYGEYPLDNSGKPEKLWLPQGIILNRDLSRVYPIDQRKITESVAHSWYEGEAAGVHPYDETTEARYTGPTPPYEMLDTDGKYSWVKSPRYDGKPMETGPLATILVAYAAGHPGARGAVDMVLGKLGAGPEALFSTLGRTAARGIETLLVARELSSWLDMLVANIAGGDLTIHNGEKWDPATWPREAAGYGWHNAPRGALGHWIRIKDQKIENYQAVVPSTWNASPRDEKGQLGPYEAALVGTPMADPGRPLEILRTIHSFDPCLACAVHVVDPKGGELVSVKVL encoded by the coding sequence ATGGCCATGATCGTTGTTGACCCGATCACGAGAATCGAGGGACATCTGCGCATCCAGGCCGAGGTGAACGGCGGACGGATCACCGATGCCTGGAGCTCCTGCACCATGTTCCGTGGGATCGAAAAAATCCTGAAGGGGCGCGATCCCCGCGACGCCTGGTATTTCACTCAGCGTTTCTGCGGCGTCTGCACCACCGTGCACTCCATCGCCTCCATCCGGGCGGTGGAAAATGCCCTGAACGTGAAGATCCCCCTGAACGCCGAACTGATCCGCAACCTCATCATCGGGAGCCAGGTGGTTCAGGATCACGTTATTCACTTCTACCATCTCCACGCCCTGGACTGGGTCGACGTGGTCTCGGCCCTCAAAGCCGATCCATCAAAGACGGCGACCCTGGCGGCTTCCATCTCTGACTGGCCCCTCAATTCTCCCACCTACTTCAAGTCGATCCAGGACCGGCTGGCGGCCTTTGTCAACAAGGGACGACTGGGCCCCTTCGGCAATGCCTACTGGGGTCACCCGGCCTACAAGTTGCCGCCCGAGGCGAACCTCATGGCCACGGCCCACTACCTCGAGGCGCTGGACTGGCAGCGGGAGATCATCAAGATCCACGCCATCCTCGGGTCCAAGAACCCCCATCCCCAGACCTTCCTGGTGGGCGGCATGGCGGTGCCGATAGATCCGAACTCTCAGAACGCCCTCAACGCAGACAAGATCGCCGAGATCGGCCAACTCTTGAAAAAGACCCGGGCCTTCGTGGAAAAGGTCTACATCCCCGACCTGCTGGCGGTGGCGTCCTTCTATACAGAATGGGCCGGCATCGGCGGCGGGGTCGGGAACTACCTCTCCTACGGCGAATATCCCCTGGACAACAGCGGCAAACCCGAAAAGCTCTGGCTCCCCCAAGGGATCATTCTGAATCGGGATCTGTCCCGGGTCTACCCCATCGACCAGCGTAAGATCACCGAGAGCGTGGCTCACTCCTGGTACGAGGGGGAAGCCGCGGGGGTCCACCCCTATGACGAGACGACCGAGGCCAGGTACACCGGGCCGACACCGCCGTACGAGATGCTCGACACCGACGGCAAGTATTCCTGGGTAAAGTCGCCCCGTTACGACGGCAAACCCATGGAAACCGGGCCCCTGGCGACCATTTTGGTAGCCTACGCGGCAGGCCACCCCGGGGCAAGAGGCGCGGTGGACATGGTCCTCGGCAAGCTCGGCGCGGGCCCCGAAGCACTCTTCTCAACCCTGGGACGTACCGCGGCCAGGGGAATCGAGACCCTGCTCGTGGCCCGCGAACTCTCCTCGTGGCTCGACATGCTCGTGGCCAACATCGCCGGTGGCGACCTCACCATCCACAACGGCGAAAAGTGGGACCCGGCCACCTGGCCCCGGGAGGCTGCCGGGTATGGCTGGCACAATGCCCCCCGCGGCGCGCTCGGGCACTGGATCAGGATCAAAGACCAGAAGATCGAGAACTACCAGGCCGTGGTTCCCTCCACCTGGAACGCCTCGCCCCGGGATGAAAAGGGGCAGCTGGGCCCCTACGAGGCTGCGCTGGTAGGGACTCCCATGGCGGACCCCGGCAGGCCACTGGAGATCCTCCGGACCATCCACTCCTTCGACCCGTGCTTGGCCTGCGCCGTGCACGTGGTCGACCCGAAAGGAGGAGAACTGGTCAGCGTGAAGGTCCTGTAG
- a CDS encoding hydrogenase small subunit — MAGNDDGNDLVKQHCKSSGTWEEQGISRRDFLKFCTAMSAVLALPVTLVPRIAEALEDDKRPSVIWLEFQSCTGDTEALLRAANPTVADIVLDVLSVDYAETIMAAAGFQAEAARHATMKARSGTYIAVVEGAIPTGANGAYCCIGGRSALDITREVCGGAMATITVGTCASYGGIPAAAPNPTGAVGVKDAVPGATVINLPGCPVNTDNLVATVVHLLTFGSPPATDGKGRPLFAYGKRIHDNCERRPHFDAGQYVEQWGDQAHRAGHCLYKMGCKGPETFHNCPSQRYNEKTAWPVSAGHGCAGCSEPHFWDSMTPLYKRLPNVPGFGIEATADQIGLGIAAATAAAFGIHGVVSALRKGNDSDDEKEG; from the coding sequence ATGGCAGGTAACGACGATGGCAACGACTTGGTGAAACAGCATTGCAAGAGCTCGGGAACATGGGAAGAACAGGGGATTTCCCGGCGTGACTTCCTGAAGTTCTGCACCGCAATGTCGGCGGTGCTGGCCCTGCCGGTTACCCTGGTGCCTCGAATCGCCGAGGCCCTGGAGGATGACAAGCGCCCCTCGGTCATCTGGCTCGAATTCCAGAGCTGCACCGGCGATACCGAGGCACTCCTGAGAGCCGCCAATCCCACCGTGGCCGACATCGTCCTGGACGTCCTCTCCGTGGACTACGCCGAGACCATCATGGCAGCGGCGGGCTTCCAGGCCGAAGCTGCCAGGCACGCAACCATGAAAGCGCGATCCGGCACGTACATCGCCGTGGTGGAAGGAGCGATTCCGACCGGAGCAAACGGCGCCTACTGCTGCATCGGCGGCCGGTCGGCCCTGGACATCACCCGCGAAGTCTGCGGCGGCGCCATGGCAACTATCACCGTCGGCACCTGCGCCTCCTACGGGGGGATACCGGCGGCGGCGCCCAACCCGACCGGGGCGGTCGGCGTCAAGGATGCGGTGCCGGGGGCCACGGTCATCAACCTCCCCGGCTGCCCCGTCAACACCGACAACCTGGTGGCTACCGTGGTCCACCTGCTCACCTTCGGCTCCCCGCCGGCCACCGACGGCAAGGGCCGCCCTCTCTTCGCCTACGGCAAGCGGATTCACGATAACTGCGAGCGACGGCCCCACTTTGACGCGGGCCAGTATGTGGAACAATGGGGCGATCAGGCACACCGGGCGGGCCACTGCCTCTACAAAATGGGCTGCAAGGGCCCCGAAACCTTCCACAACTGCCCCTCCCAGCGCTACAACGAAAAGACAGCCTGGCCGGTTTCGGCGGGCCATGGCTGCGCCGGCTGCTCCGAGCCCCACTTCTGGGATTCCATGACACCGCTCTACAAGCGGCTCCCCAATGTGCCCGGCTTCGGCATAGAGGCTACCGCCGACCAGATCGGCCTGGGAATCGCAGCGGCCACAGCGGCCGCATTCGGCATCCACGGCGTGGTGAGCGCCCTGCGCAAGGGGAACGATTCCGACGATGAGAAGGAGGGGTAG